A genomic window from Leptospiraceae bacterium includes:
- a CDS encoding cytochrome c3 family protein, giving the protein MNKQAIKITAPLIVFAALAILIFSPSKHEGYAPDQPIPFNHKLHAGDNKMDCRYCHTTVETSAHASVPPTGTCMNCHILAAQDNPNIKWLKEMHKNDRPIEWIKVHDQPDFVFFNHSRHISRGVDCSKCHGNVAEMEKVKQVESLNMGYCVNCHRENNAPNDCSTCHR; this is encoded by the coding sequence ATGAACAAACAAGCAATAAAGATAACGGCTCCGCTGATCGTCTTTGCAGCATTAGCCATTCTCATCTTTTCCCCTTCCAAACATGAAGGGTATGCTCCCGACCAACCGATTCCCTTTAACCATAAACTTCACGCAGGTGACAACAAGATGGACTGTCGGTACTGCCATACAACGGTAGAAACTTCAGCTCATGCCAGTGTGCCACCGACCGGAACCTGTATGAACTGCCATATCCTGGCAGCTCAGGATAATCCGAACATCAAGTGGTTGAAAGAAATGCACAAGAATGACAGGCCAATCGAGTGGATAAAGGTTCATGACCAGCCCGATTTCGTGTTTTTCAACCATTCAAGGCATATTTCCCGGGGGGTAGATTGTTCGAAATGCCACGGAAACGTAGCCGAGATGGAAAAGGTGAAGCAAGTGGAATCTTTAAACATGGGTTATTGTGTGAATTGCCATAGAGAAAACAACGCGCCGAATGACTGTTCAACGTGTCACAGGTAA
- a CDS encoding Rpn family recombination-promoting nuclease/putative transposase: MNSENIHDKFFKSLMTEKENAIDFFQNYLPPELLKEIDLETLELEKESFVDDKLKEGFSDVLYRVKIHQKNGYLYTLFDHKSRPGKYTALQLLKYILSIWERHLKLNKNRGKLPIVLPIVLYHGKSRWRSGTSLKPIIEHLPAYESYIPDFQYRLYDLSKYSDEEIKGNVILQTAFHLLKNIFSSELEERLPRIFKLFEKLQDESRALRWIEITMRYLVRSSTEITLDSLKKVAENINLEGVSKNTMPTIAETLIKEGYEKGIAEAKRLADLQTKRAERKGKLRTAINLKKAGAELAFIAKITEFDEVYLNRFFCRLGEEF; encoded by the coding sequence ATGAATTCTGAAAACATCCATGATAAGTTTTTCAAGTCCCTGATGACAGAGAAGGAAAATGCAATCGACTTCTTCCAAAACTATCTACCACCCGAACTACTAAAGGAAATCGACCTTGAAACTCTCGAATTAGAAAAGGAAAGCTTTGTAGATGATAAGCTAAAAGAAGGCTTTTCGGATGTTCTCTACCGGGTAAAGATTCACCAGAAAAACGGGTATTTATACACACTCTTTGACCATAAAAGTAGACCCGGAAAGTATACCGCATTGCAACTTTTGAAATATATTTTATCTATCTGGGAAAGACATTTGAAGCTAAACAAAAATAGGGGTAAGCTGCCCATCGTTCTCCCGATAGTCCTTTACCACGGTAAAAGCCGCTGGAGAAGCGGCACCAGTCTGAAACCGATAATCGAACATCTACCGGCCTATGAAAGCTATATACCGGATTTTCAGTATAGACTTTATGACCTATCCAAATATTCAGATGAAGAAATCAAAGGGAATGTGATCTTACAAACGGCTTTTCACCTGCTGAAAAACATCTTTTCCTCGGAACTGGAAGAGAGACTACCCAGAATATTCAAACTATTCGAGAAGCTACAGGATGAAAGCAGGGCCTTGAGATGGATAGAAATAACCATGCGCTACCTGGTAAGGAGTAGCACCGAAATAACACTTGACAGCCTGAAAAAAGTAGCTGAAAATATCAATCTGGAAGGAGTAAGTAAGAATACAATGCCAACAATCGCAGAGACACTCATTAAAGAAGGCTATGAAAAAGGGATTGCTGAAGCTAAGCGGTTGGCAGATCTGCAAACAAAGCGAGCAGAAAGGAAGGGAAAACTTCGTACTGCTATAAACCTAAAGAAAGCAGGGGCAGAACTTGCATTTATCGCAAAAATCACCGAATTTGATGAAGTTTACCTGAATCGCTTTTTTTGTCGACTTGGTGAAGAGTTCTAA